The Ktedonobacteraceae bacterium genome has a window encoding:
- a CDS encoding beta-ketoacyl synthase N-terminal-like domain-containing protein, with protein MSFSDFEKNNDASEERHGEGKAHGQAWSREAIQDWLIAHISAELSLEPTALDIHEPLASYGMDSVAAVGLSGDLEDWLGRELAPTLFYDYPTIVALAGHLAGEKLLAGRDTAVGTVPGACPGTPDEPIAIIGMGCRFPGGADSPEAFWQLLSSGSDAIRDIPAGRWDVDAFFDPDRTAEGKMYTRKGGFLEHIAAFDAQFFGISPHEATRMDPQQRLLLEVAWEALEDAGQSLSKIGGSSTGVFIGMMSNTEYSQLQAKFGYETGDTSYLDDPYFGVGSASSIAAGRLAYLFDLQGPAMTIDTACSSSLVAVHLACQSLRNAECRLALVGSVNAMLLPEHMVNACKMGMLAADGRCKTFDADADGFALGEGCGIVVLKRLSDAQADGDNILAIIRGSAVNQDGRSNGITAPNKLAQEAVIRKALAIAGIEPRRVSYVEAHGSGTALGDPIEIDALSAALAEGHSQDAPVFVGTVKTNIGHLAGAAGIAGLMKTVLALQHRTIPPHLNLKTPNPHIRWEENPVRIPATLLPWPSQEQTRIAGVSSFGWSGTNAHVVLEEAIPTTSTSSSRPYQLLLLSAKTIEALDKATSNLQAYLRNHTDEQLADIAYTTALGRTAFQQRRFVVCRDIQDAITTLETPGGQHVQTGSAQSNPGKIAFMFSGVGEQYAGMTAELYEQEATFRETIDRCAAILEPLLGLDLRELIYTKPEQNHTHLNGNSNGHSTSQGTYDLQVLLRRHGNNGHSKSPAHSSHIESSPANRLKQTRYAQPLMFVIEYALAQLLMQWGVRPQAMIGYSLGEYVAACLS; from the coding sequence ATGAGTTTCTCCGATTTTGAAAAGAACAACGACGCTTCTGAAGAGCGACATGGTGAAGGCAAAGCACACGGGCAGGCATGGAGCCGCGAAGCTATTCAAGATTGGCTGATCGCTCACATCTCCGCTGAGCTTTCGCTTGAGCCGACTGCGCTTGATATACATGAGCCGCTGGCGAGTTATGGCATGGACTCGGTAGCGGCAGTCGGGCTATCCGGCGATCTCGAGGACTGGCTAGGACGCGAACTGGCGCCTACACTCTTCTATGACTATCCTACTATCGTTGCGCTGGCCGGCCACCTTGCCGGAGAGAAACTGCTTGCGGGACGCGATACTGCTGTAGGGACAGTGCCTGGTGCCTGTCCTGGAACACCCGACGAACCAATTGCCATCATCGGTATGGGGTGTCGTTTTCCTGGCGGAGCCGATTCGCCCGAGGCGTTCTGGCAATTGTTGAGCAGCGGGAGCGATGCCATTCGTGACATTCCTGCCGGGCGCTGGGATGTCGATGCCTTTTTTGACCCGGACCGCACTGCCGAGGGGAAGATGTACACGCGCAAGGGTGGATTTCTCGAACATATCGCGGCCTTTGACGCCCAATTCTTCGGCATTTCCCCTCACGAAGCCACGCGTATGGACCCACAACAGCGCCTGTTGTTAGAAGTAGCCTGGGAAGCTCTTGAGGATGCCGGGCAATCCTTGAGCAAAATCGGGGGCAGTTCGACAGGCGTCTTCATCGGCATGATGAGTAACACGGAATACTCCCAACTACAGGCAAAATTTGGCTACGAGACGGGCGATACGTCCTACCTGGATGATCCATATTTCGGCGTCGGCAGTGCCTCAAGCATCGCCGCGGGTCGGCTGGCCTATCTGTTTGACCTGCAAGGGCCGGCAATGACCATCGATACGGCCTGTTCCTCTTCGCTGGTCGCCGTTCACCTGGCCTGCCAGAGCCTGCGCAACGCTGAATGCAGGCTGGCACTGGTGGGCAGTGTCAACGCCATGCTGCTGCCGGAACATATGGTGAATGCCTGCAAGATGGGCATGCTGGCCGCGGATGGGCGCTGCAAGACCTTCGACGCGGACGCGGACGGCTTCGCCCTGGGTGAGGGATGCGGCATCGTCGTGCTGAAAAGGCTCAGCGATGCGCAGGCCGATGGAGATAATATTCTGGCTATTATTCGCGGCTCGGCGGTTAACCAGGATGGACGCAGCAATGGCATTACGGCCCCCAATAAACTGGCGCAGGAAGCGGTGATACGTAAAGCACTGGCAATAGCCGGTATCGAGCCGCGGCGTGTCAGCTATGTCGAGGCGCACGGCTCAGGGACGGCGCTGGGAGATCCCATCGAGATAGATGCGCTATCGGCAGCACTTGCTGAGGGACATTCACAGGACGCGCCGGTATTTGTCGGTACGGTCAAGACCAACATCGGCCACCTGGCGGGCGCCGCGGGCATTGCCGGCCTGATGAAAACCGTGCTGGCCCTACAACACCGCACGATTCCGCCGCACCTGAACTTGAAAACCCCTAATCCCCATATTCGTTGGGAAGAGAATCCGGTGCGAATTCCGGCAACGCTGCTTCCGTGGCCATCGCAGGAACAAACCCGTATCGCCGGAGTCAGTTCTTTTGGCTGGTCAGGCACGAACGCCCACGTAGTGCTAGAAGAGGCCATTCCTACTACATCAACCTCTTCATCTCGTCCCTACCAGTTGCTGCTGCTCTCAGCAAAAACCATAGAGGCACTGGATAAGGCGACGAGTAACTTACAGGCGTATCTCAGGAACCACACTGACGAGCAACTGGCCGATATCGCATATACAACGGCACTCGGACGAACTGCCTTTCAACAAAGGCGCTTTGTCGTCTGCCGCGACATCCAGGATGCCATTACAACGCTTGAAACACCTGGCGGGCAGCACGTACAAACGGGCAGTGCGCAATCGAACCCGGGGAAGATTGCGTTCATGTTCTCAGGCGTGGGAGAGCAATACGCGGGCATGACCGCGGAATTGTACGAGCAGGAAGCGACCTTCCGCGAGACGATTGATCGCTGTGCTGCCATCCTCGAACCTTTGCTGGGCCTGGACTTGAGAGAACTCATCTACACAAAGCCAGAACAGAACCACACGCACCTGAATGGAAATTCCAACGGGCATAGCACATCACAGGGAACATATGATTTACAGGTGTTGTTAAGGCGTCATGGAAACAATGGACACTCCAAATCTCCTGCCCATTCTTCCCATATCGAATCTTCACCCGCAAACCGGCTCAAGCAGACGCGCTATGCGCAGCCGCTGATGTTTGTGATCGAGTACGCCCTGGCACAGTTGTTGATGCAGTGGGGAGTGCGTCCCCAGGCTATGATCGGTTACAGCCTGGGCGAATACGTCGCCGCCTGCCTCTCC
- a CDS encoding fatty acyl-AMP ligase produces the protein MSYTLATKTVEATTLVELLRWRSLHHPERHAYTFLRQGETVDSRLTYGDLDREARTIASLLQQKGATAKPILLLHAPGTAYVSSFFGCLYAGAIAVPAYPPASARMMPRIQAIVEDTQAAIVLTTSNLLSDLQRYFTHVPDLQHLEWIATDTIPASLAQEWEEPLLTADSLAFLQYTSGSTSTPKGVMVTHSNLLHNLEWLVQYCEQRFENASHMVTWLPPYHDMGLIGGILFPMYGGYPSTMMSPFAFLQRPYRWLQAVSRTRATISISPNFGYDLCIRKLTAEQKATLDLSNWEVAALGSEPIRSETLDQFAETFASCGFRRRAFFPGYGLAEATLLVASGGKNDLPLVLALDKAALEQGYVRAPSDTGTSRNMVGYDHFLQEQKVVIVHPETLTPCADDEVGEIWTSGPSRAAGYWQKAEETGRTFNAYIATTGEGPFLRTGDLGFLHEGALFVTGRLKDLIVIRGRNYYPQDIELTVEQCHPAIRKSCCAVFSIDVDGREELVVLAEIEARYLPAHEAAGTPQASEAHRKPLDGQELIKTIRREIAEEHDLQVYKVALLKTGAILKTSSGKVQRRACRAAFLNGELSMWDE, from the coding sequence ATGAGTTATACACTGGCCACTAAGACGGTGGAAGCTACGACCCTTGTCGAACTGCTGCGTTGGAGGTCGCTTCACCACCCAGAACGACATGCCTACACCTTTCTGAGGCAAGGGGAAACTGTTGATTCGCGCCTGACTTACGGAGATCTGGACCGCGAAGCTCGAACAATTGCCTCGCTACTACAACAGAAGGGCGCTACAGCTAAACCGATACTCTTGCTGCACGCGCCGGGTACGGCTTACGTCAGCTCCTTTTTTGGTTGTCTCTATGCTGGAGCAATCGCCGTACCTGCCTATCCACCTGCTTCGGCACGCATGATGCCGCGCATCCAGGCCATTGTTGAGGACACGCAGGCCGCCATCGTGCTTACAACCAGCAATCTCCTCTCTGACCTGCAACGTTACTTTACACATGTGCCAGACCTGCAGCACCTGGAATGGATTGCGACCGATACCATCCCTGCTTCCCTGGCGCAAGAGTGGGAAGAACCACTGCTTACTGCCGATTCGCTCGCCTTCCTGCAATACACATCCGGTTCCACCTCTACGCCTAAAGGGGTGATGGTCACGCACAGCAATCTTTTGCACAATCTGGAATGGCTCGTACAGTACTGCGAGCAAAGGTTTGAAAACGCCAGCCATATGGTGACATGGCTGCCGCCGTATCACGATATGGGACTTATCGGCGGCATTCTCTTTCCAATGTATGGCGGCTATCCATCGACGATGATGTCGCCGTTTGCCTTTTTGCAGCGCCCCTATCGCTGGTTGCAGGCAGTTTCTCGCACTCGGGCTACCATCAGCATCAGCCCGAATTTTGGCTATGATCTCTGCATCCGCAAGCTCACGGCTGAACAGAAGGCAACGCTTGATTTGAGCAACTGGGAGGTCGCGGCCCTCGGCTCCGAGCCTATCCGCAGCGAAACACTCGATCAATTCGCGGAAACCTTTGCCAGCTGCGGTTTTCGTCGCCGCGCCTTCTTCCCCGGTTATGGCCTGGCAGAAGCAACGTTACTGGTGGCAAGTGGCGGTAAAAATGACCTGCCACTTGTACTGGCCCTCGATAAAGCCGCCCTCGAACAGGGATATGTTCGCGCTCCCAGTGACACCGGCACTAGCAGAAATATGGTGGGATACGACCATTTTCTACAAGAGCAAAAAGTAGTGATTGTTCACCCTGAAACCTTGACGCCATGCGCGGATGATGAAGTCGGAGAAATCTGGACTTCCGGCCCCAGCAGGGCCGCTGGATACTGGCAAAAAGCCGAAGAGACAGGGCGCACCTTCAACGCCTACATTGCCACTACCGGTGAGGGTCCTTTCCTGCGCACCGGAGACCTGGGCTTTCTGCATGAAGGGGCGTTATTTGTCACAGGCCGTCTCAAAGACTTGATCGTCATACGTGGGCGCAATTACTATCCGCAGGATATCGAACTAACGGTAGAACAGTGCCATCCGGCGATTCGCAAATCCTGCTGCGCCGTTTTCTCAATCGATGTCGATGGGCGAGAGGAACTTGTCGTACTGGCCGAAATAGAGGCGCGCTATTTACCGGCGCATGAAGCAGCAGGGACTCCGCAGGCAAGCGAAGCCCATCGCAAGCCATTGGACGGCCAGGAACTGATCAAAACGATCCGGCGCGAGATAGCCGAGGAACACGACCTGCAGGTCTACAAAGTCGCGCTGCTGAAAACCGGGGCGATCCTCAAGACATCGAGCGGCAAAGTTCAACGGCGCGCATGTCGTGCCGCCTTCTTAAACGGTGAGCTGAGCATGTGGGATGAATAG
- a CDS encoding TetR/AcrR family transcriptional regulator translates to MASTRDRILEAAEKLLLLKGSAHLTTKEIARAVGLSESALYRHFDHKEEIFFALMAEHLPAFHEAFQTHQAGTATISENLVALALAALHYYEHILPMGVSFLADKDLLAQFRATIQPLGMGPHNVFERLAMYFEEEQRLGRLGKHLSALSMATMLLGPCFQRAFNLQFLGVDPFGQTDQQFAEALVQGLLAGLQPS, encoded by the coding sequence ATGGCAAGCACACGAGACAGAATACTGGAAGCTGCTGAGAAGCTACTGCTTTTGAAAGGGTCGGCACATCTGACTACCAAGGAGATCGCGCGCGCAGTCGGGCTATCGGAAAGCGCGCTCTATCGGCATTTCGACCATAAAGAGGAGATCTTCTTCGCGCTGATGGCCGAGCATCTGCCTGCCTTTCACGAGGCATTTCAGACGCACCAGGCAGGGACCGCAACCATCAGCGAGAATCTGGTCGCGCTCGCTCTGGCGGCGCTGCACTACTATGAGCACATCCTCCCGATGGGCGTCTCCTTCCTGGCAGACAAGGATCTGCTGGCGCAGTTTCGGGCCACAATCCAGCCGCTGGGCATGGGTCCGCACAATGTCTTTGAGCGGTTAGCAATGTACTTTGAGGAGGAACAGCGCCTGGGACGGCTCGGAAAGCATCTCTCGGCGTTGAGCATGGCAACGATGCTGCTGGGCCCCTGTTTTCAGCGCGCGTTCAACTTGCAGTTCCTGGGTGTTGACCCGTTCGGCCAGACGGATCAACAATTTGCCGAGGCACTGGTGCAGGGGCTGCTTGCCGGTCTCCAGCCTTCCTGA
- a CDS encoding helix-turn-helix transcriptional regulator, with protein MSTQPVTSGSARLPLPSQNHKVKEIDLGDLRDMQQITSLLNLGQLLCGQLQGGVSRLCFEIQSMTQERAQLFLSRQKALKRVQLPATTIATFPVQFKHHVYGVLCITSDPLNPEQPSIARPVAQLLAQACSWLLFTFEQSAFVQGQCQHLDYQMNGPLTRREQEVLSLMCRGYNQEAIAQHLHIAPATVGKHRQHIYEQLGVHCERDALLAAYHSGLFSLIEDIAG; from the coding sequence ATGAGTACACAGCCCGTTACCTCTGGTTCCGCGCGTCTCCCTTTACCATCTCAGAACCATAAAGTCAAAGAGATCGATTTGGGGGACCTCCGGGATATGCAGCAGATCACGTCCCTTCTCAATCTAGGCCAGCTTTTGTGCGGCCAGTTGCAAGGAGGGGTGAGCCGCCTGTGTTTTGAAATCCAGTCCATGACACAGGAACGCGCGCAACTCTTCCTTAGCCGGCAAAAAGCGCTGAAACGGGTACAGCTTCCCGCCACCACTATAGCCACGTTTCCGGTGCAATTCAAGCACCATGTATATGGTGTACTATGTATTACTTCCGATCCTTTGAATCCTGAGCAGCCTTCAATCGCTCGGCCTGTTGCGCAACTTCTGGCTCAAGCATGCAGCTGGTTATTGTTTACATTTGAACAATCAGCTTTTGTGCAGGGTCAATGCCAGCATCTTGACTACCAGATGAATGGGCCTTTGACCAGGCGCGAGCAGGAAGTGCTTTCGCTGATGTGTCGCGGCTACAATCAGGAGGCCATCGCGCAACACCTGCACATCGCGCCCGCCACAGTAGGCAAGCACCGACAACACATTTACGAGCAATTAGGAGTGCATTGCGAACGAGACGCGCTCCTTGCCGCCTATCACAGCGGCCTCTTTTCTTTGATTGAAGATATCGCCGGCTAG
- a CDS encoding PPOX class F420-dependent oxidoreductase, with product MSENTTHTSRAYLTTPGKGHMTLLTSFRRNGQGVGTPVGTVASGGKLYFMTAAETWKVKRLAHNPHVTLALGTRKGEALGPAIEGTARRLYDAEARQARKLLRVGIVGHFFGVLFDLKYPGEKTAVYEIVLDATDADPGSRDVERMQATQSRTGSRER from the coding sequence ATGAGCGAAAACACAACACACACCTCTCGGGCGTACCTAACCACTCCCGGCAAGGGCCACATGACCCTGCTGACCAGCTTCCGCCGCAACGGCCAGGGCGTCGGCACGCCGGTAGGCACGGTCGCCTCGGGCGGCAAGCTCTACTTTATGACGGCGGCGGAGACCTGGAAGGTCAAGCGTCTCGCCCACAATCCGCACGTCACCCTGGCACTTGGCACCCGCAAAGGGGAAGCGCTTGGCCCGGCGATTGAAGGCACCGCGCGTCGCCTCTACGATGCAGAAGCCAGGCAGGCACGAAAGCTACTGCGCGTGGGCATCGTGGGCCATTTTTTTGGGGTCCTCTTTGATCTGAAATATCCGGGGGAGAAAACGGCGGTGTATGAAATTGTGCTGGATGCCACAGATGCTGACCCGGGAAGCCGAGACGTTGAACGGATGCAGGCGACGCAGTCGCGGACCGGGTCCAGGGAAAGGTGA
- a CDS encoding D-alanine--D-alanine ligase family protein yields the protein MTSTTRKLRVALIFGGRSCEHEVSLASALSVMAYLDPDKYEVLPIAISREGAWLPGIAPAALLTAEQREQPCSAQQKEERTAQDIATRSDKRTHLGGDRLIPLEERPDVAFPVIHGTYGEDGTLQGLLEMVDIPYVGCGVFGSAAGMDKDKMKMLFRSADLPVVDSLTFRRLDWDRTPERILDRIEARLGYPCFVKPANQGSSIGVSKASSRVELEQAMQLAAQYNGKIIVEQSVDCRELECSVLGNSEPVASVVGEVMMQHEFYDYEAKYLDNSSYTAVPADIPAGTAEEVQRMSVQAFLALDLSGLARVDFFLQRESGQVYINEVNTLPSFTPQCMYPKLCAASGLPYPQLLDRLIELAIERHADRSRNRSCL from the coding sequence ATGACCTCAACCACAAGAAAGCTACGCGTGGCACTCATTTTCGGGGGACGTTCTTGCGAACACGAGGTTTCTCTCGCCTCGGCGCTCTCTGTTATGGCTTACCTTGACCCGGACAAATACGAGGTATTGCCCATCGCTATTTCCAGAGAAGGCGCCTGGCTGCCCGGTATTGCGCCCGCGGCACTGCTCACGGCGGAACAACGCGAACAGCCGTGTAGCGCGCAGCAGAAAGAAGAGCGCACTGCTCAGGATATTGCTACTCGCAGTGATAAGCGAACGCACCTGGGCGGTGATCGGCTTATCCCTCTAGAGGAAAGACCAGACGTTGCCTTTCCAGTCATACATGGTACGTATGGCGAGGATGGCACGTTGCAAGGATTGCTTGAGATGGTAGACATTCCCTATGTCGGATGCGGAGTATTTGGTTCTGCGGCAGGGATGGATAAAGACAAAATGAAGATGTTATTTCGCTCCGCCGATCTTCCTGTCGTAGATTCGTTGACCTTTCGCCGCCTGGATTGGGATCGCACACCCGAGCGCATTCTGGATAGGATTGAGGCTCGCCTGGGATACCCCTGTTTCGTGAAACCTGCCAACCAGGGGTCGAGCATTGGCGTAAGCAAAGCGAGTAGCCGTGTTGAACTGGAGCAGGCCATGCAGCTGGCCGCTCAATATAACGGCAAAATTATCGTGGAGCAATCTGTCGATTGCCGCGAGTTAGAATGCTCGGTGTTAGGGAATAGTGAGCCGGTTGCATCTGTTGTAGGCGAAGTCATGATGCAGCACGAATTTTACGACTACGAGGCAAAGTATCTGGATAACTCGTCATATACCGCCGTTCCGGCAGACATTCCAGCTGGTACGGCAGAAGAGGTTCAGAGGATGTCTGTGCAGGCGTTTCTCGCGCTTGATCTAAGCGGCCTGGCGCGTGTGGATTTCTTCTTACAAAGAGAGAGCGGGCAAGTCTACATCAATGAGGTCAATACGCTGCCCAGCTTCACGCCACAGTGCATGTATCCAAAATTGTGCGCGGCTAGCGGGTTACCTTACCCACAATTGTTGGATCGCCTGATCGAGCTGGCAATAGAACGCCACGCGGACCGCAGTCGTAATCGCTCCTGTCTGTAG